One region of Epilithonimonas zeae genomic DNA includes:
- the rsfS gene encoding ribosome silencing factor, with product MSKSTEKQLLVDKIVEAIQDTKGEDIQIFDLSNIENAAAGTFVICSGNSNTQVSAIAGNVEKKVRNELNDRPWHVEGTENSMWVLVDYVSVVVHIFQKEIRDYYDIEELWGDAKITKVES from the coding sequence ATGAGTAAAAGTACAGAAAAACAATTATTGGTAGACAAAATCGTAGAAGCGATTCAAGATACAAAAGGAGAAGACATTCAAATCTTCGACTTATCAAACATAGAAAATGCAGCAGCAGGTACATTTGTCATCTGCAGTGGAAACTCAAACACACAGGTTTCTGCAATCGCTGGTAACGTAGAAAAAAAAGTTAGAAACGAACTCAACGACAGACCTTGGCACGTAGAAGGGACTGAGAACTCTATGTGGGTTTTGGTAGATTACGTTTCTGTAGTGGTTCACATTTTCCAGAAAGAAATCCGCGATTATTACGATATCGAGGAACTTTGGGGAGATGCCAAAATCACGAAAGTAGAAAGCTAA
- the tgt gene encoding tRNA guanosine(34) transglycosylase Tgt, with translation MKFFEIEKTSESKARAGVITTDHGQIQTPIFMPVGTVASVKAVHQRELKEDIKAQIILGNTYHLMLRPKMDIMEQAGGLHQFMNWDRPILTDSGGYQVFSLAKSRKITEEGVKFKSHIDGSMHFMSPEVSMQIQRQIGADIFMAFDECIAYPSDYNAVKTSMELTHRWLKRCIDWTEENKELYGHKQRLFPIVQGSCYSDLRKISAEVISEAGAEGNAIGGLSVGEPEDEMYRITNEVTDILPKDKPRYLMGVGTPWNILESIGFGVDMMDCVMPTRNARNAMLFTWQGVMNMKNEKWKADFSPLDEFGTSYVDQEYSKAYVRHLFVAKEYLAKQIASIHNLAFYLDLVKVAREHIIAGDFYQWKDQVIPQLKQRL, from the coding sequence ATGAAATTTTTTGAAATCGAAAAAACTTCAGAGTCCAAAGCGAGAGCTGGAGTGATTACGACAGACCACGGACAAATCCAAACCCCGATTTTTATGCCGGTTGGAACTGTTGCATCGGTGAAAGCCGTTCATCAGAGAGAACTGAAAGAAGATATAAAAGCCCAGATTATTTTAGGAAACACTTACCATTTGATGCTTCGTCCAAAGATGGATATTATGGAGCAAGCGGGCGGACTTCACCAATTTATGAATTGGGACAGACCAATCCTGACGGATTCCGGTGGTTATCAGGTTTTTTCTTTGGCAAAAAGCAGAAAAATTACGGAAGAAGGCGTGAAATTCAAATCGCATATCGACGGTAGTATGCACTTTATGTCGCCAGAGGTTTCTATGCAAATCCAAAGACAAATCGGAGCTGATATTTTTATGGCATTTGATGAGTGTATTGCTTATCCGAGTGATTATAATGCTGTAAAAACTTCAATGGAGTTAACGCATCGTTGGTTAAAAAGATGTATCGATTGGACTGAGGAAAACAAAGAATTGTACGGTCACAAACAGAGATTGTTCCCGATTGTTCAAGGGTCTTGTTATTCAGATTTAAGGAAAATTTCGGCTGAGGTTATTTCAGAAGCTGGCGCAGAAGGTAACGCCATTGGTGGACTTTCCGTAGGTGAACCTGAAGACGAAATGTACAGAATCACAAACGAAGTAACAGACATTCTACCAAAAGATAAACCAAGATATTTGATGGGTGTTGGAACCCCTTGGAATATTCTGGAAAGTATTGGTTTTGGTGTTGATATGATGGATTGTGTGATGCCGACGAGAAATGCGAGAAACGCAATGCTCTTCACTTGGCAAGGGGTGATGAATATGAAAAACGAAAAGTGGAAAGCAGATTTTTCACCTTTGGATGAGTTTGGGACAAGCTATGTGGACCAAGAATACAGCAAAGCTTATGTACGTCACCTTTTTGTAGCGAAAGAATATTTGGCAAAACAAATTGCATCGATTCATAATTTGGCATTTTATCTGGATTTGGTAAAAGTGGCTAGAGAACATATTATTGCAGGCGATTTTTATCAGTGGAAAGACCAGGTTATTCCTCAGTTGAAGCAAAGGCTGTAA
- a CDS encoding DUF4296 domain-containing protein, with product MKNFFFLKSIVPMWWKNYDMRYFIFSLIMIFCALSCEEAIQKPAHILPEEKMSEIIADFAINDQSYAIGGNINTENATRFILKKYNIKGQLFSDSYKYYMTKPEDLKDIMNKAQDIIKSKDPKAEAYINKKLKETNANGTVPAQAR from the coding sequence ATGAAGAATTTTTTCTTTCTAAAATCTATTGTGCCTATGTGGTGGAAAAATTATGATATGAGGTATTTTATTTTTTCTTTAATAATGATTTTCTGTGCTTTGTCTTGCGAAGAAGCGATACAAAAACCTGCGCATATTTTACCCGAAGAGAAAATGTCTGAGATTATTGCAGATTTTGCCATCAATGACCAGAGTTATGCCATCGGAGGAAATATCAATACGGAAAATGCGACGAGATTTATTCTTAAGAAATATAATATCAAAGGTCAATTATTCTCGGACAGTTATAAATATTATATGACGAAGCCGGAAGATTTGAAAGATATTATGAATAAAGCTCAGGACATCATCAAGTCAAAAGATCCAAAAGCGGAAGCTTACATCAATAAAAAATTAAAAGAAACTAACGCAAACGGAACGGTTCCTGCACAAGCGAGATAA
- a CDS encoding biotin--[acetyl-CoA-carboxylase] ligase, giving the protein MSRIIHLEECFSTNDEILSLLSDDESTAVFTFNQTKGRGQYGNEWRVIPNQNLAYSIAVKSSKINISDTSLNYYTAIIVRDFLANLTNANARIKWPNDVILNGKKVCGILIEKKKINHQEFYILGIGINILQDDFSHIPKAGSVLTTAGLSFDLMEFVVQFHQNVISRLDNVPSEEEILDNYNQNLFRKEEISVFDKNGVRQNGIIKNADKSGFLWIDLENEGLQKFFHKEIVLLY; this is encoded by the coding sequence ATGAGCCGCATTATACATCTTGAAGAATGTTTTTCTACCAATGACGAAATTTTGTCTCTTTTAAGTGATGACGAATCAACTGCCGTTTTTACTTTTAATCAAACCAAAGGTCGTGGACAATATGGAAATGAATGGCGAGTAATCCCGAATCAGAATCTGGCTTATAGTATTGCTGTAAAATCTTCTAAAATCAATATCTCTGATACATCTCTCAATTATTATACCGCTATTATTGTTCGGGATTTTCTTGCCAATCTGACCAATGCCAATGCTAGGATAAAATGGCCAAATGATGTTATCCTCAATGGAAAAAAAGTTTGCGGCATTCTTATCGAAAAAAAGAAAATCAATCATCAGGAATTTTACATCTTGGGCATTGGAATCAATATTTTACAAGACGATTTTTCCCACATTCCTAAAGCAGGTTCGGTTTTGACTACCGCAGGATTAAGTTTTGACTTGATGGAATTTGTAGTTCAATTTCATCAAAATGTAATTTCAAGATTAGATAACGTTCCTTCTGAAGAAGAAATTTTGGATAATTACAATCAGAATTTGTTCAGAAAAGAAGAGATTTCGGTTTTTGATAAAAACGGTGTGCGCCAAAATGGCATAATAAAAAATGCTGACAAAAGTGGTTTTCTTTGGATTGATTTGGAAAATGAAGGCTTGCAGAAATTCTTTCATAAAGAAATTGTGTTGCTTTATTGA
- a CDS encoding LptF/LptG family permease encodes MKIIDLYVIKKYLGTLIFMLVLLSVIIMVVDVQAKTPRIESNGFTVGYFLLNFYPFWIMNLILTFMSILVFITVIFFTSRMANNTEIVAIVSSGASFHRFARPYLVTSLLIAFITLAVNHFILPWSNIKKNVLEPYTYNAINKEKLLGSMSIASNINPSEYIFVNSYNKKENRGTGYMYQKFDKNKKLIYQITATDIQWDAKKKNFTISNYTERTVKKDNTEILGSGPTKIQDFKLPPSELFPDKLVAQNKTTPELLEMIKRERMKGNNNVTSFYNELYQRTSMPVSIIILTFLGLSLSSEKKRGGLGLNLALGIALAFLFVFSFQVLNVVSENKTLTPLLAMWLPNIVFAPIAAYLYIKRANQ; translated from the coding sequence ATGAAAATCATAGACCTTTATGTCATCAAAAAATATTTGGGAACCCTCATTTTTATGTTGGTGTTGTTATCTGTGATTATTATGGTGGTAGACGTTCAGGCGAAAACCCCAAGGATTGAGAGCAACGGATTTACAGTTGGTTATTTTTTACTGAATTTCTATCCATTTTGGATTATGAATTTGATTCTGACATTTATGTCGATCCTCGTTTTCATTACCGTTATTTTCTTCACTTCCAGAATGGCGAATAATACAGAAATTGTGGCGATTGTAAGTAGTGGCGCTAGTTTTCACCGATTTGCAAGACCTTATCTTGTGACTTCTTTATTGATTGCATTTATCACTTTAGCAGTTAATCACTTTATTTTACCCTGGTCCAATATCAAGAAAAATGTTTTGGAGCCTTACACCTACAACGCTATTAATAAAGAAAAACTTCTGGGAAGTATGAGCATTGCCTCCAACATCAATCCCAGCGAATATATTTTTGTCAATAGCTACAACAAAAAGGAAAATCGGGGGACTGGTTATATGTATCAGAAATTTGATAAAAACAAGAAACTGATTTATCAGATTACCGCTACGGATATCCAATGGGATGCAAAGAAAAAGAATTTTACCATCAGCAATTATACAGAACGAACGGTCAAAAAAGATAATACCGAGATTCTTGGAAGCGGACCAACTAAGATTCAGGATTTCAAATTACCACCATCCGAATTATTTCCTGACAAACTGGTAGCTCAAAACAAAACCACGCCAGAATTATTGGAGATGATAAAGCGTGAAAGAATGAAAGGTAATAATAACGTAACCTCCTTTTACAATGAGCTTTATCAAAGAACATCAATGCCGGTTTCTATTATTATTTTGACATTTTTGGGATTGTCTTTGTCATCCGAAAAAAAACGTGGCGGATTAGGTTTGAACTTGGCGTTAGGAATTGCCTTGGCATTTTTATTCGTGTTCTCTTTTCAGGTTCTGAATGTCGTTTCCGAAAACAAAACACTCACGCCTTTATTGGCAATGTGGCTACCCAACATCGTTTTTGCACCGATTGCAGCTTATCTTTACATTAAAAGAGCAAATCAGTAA